From one Bacillus sp. FJAT-42376 genomic stretch:
- a CDS encoding Xaa-Pro peptidase family protein, protein MNKRIEQLREWMRDESIDAAYIHSPENVYYLTNFLTDPHERLMGLFIFQEKESFFILPGMETGQAKDAGFKEEIIGYGDHENPFDKIRKAFASRGMQSIQTAAIESELLSYSRAQEFLNVTGSPKLVSAEEKMNELRVIKDEKEIAIMEKAARLADYGVEVGVAALKEGITEMDVVAKIEYELKRKGAQAMSFSTMVLFGKKSGLPHGNPGTAVLKKGDFVLFDLGVVLDGYCSDITRTVMFGQPDEKQKSIYHTVLEAELAALQAAKPGVRIGDLDKISRKVIEDAGYGEYFPHRLGHGLGISVHEFPSMAHTNDGVLKEGMTFTIEPGVYIPEVGGVRIEDDVLITKDGARALTAYPKELQIIE, encoded by the coding sequence ATGAATAAAAGAATCGAACAGCTTCGGGAATGGATGAGGGATGAATCAATCGATGCAGCATACATTCACTCTCCGGAAAACGTGTATTATTTAACCAACTTCCTGACAGATCCGCATGAGCGTTTAATGGGATTGTTTATTTTTCAGGAAAAAGAGTCCTTTTTCATTCTGCCGGGCATGGAGACGGGGCAGGCAAAGGATGCGGGCTTTAAGGAGGAAATTATAGGATACGGCGATCATGAGAATCCGTTCGATAAAATCCGTAAAGCCTTTGCATCCAGAGGGATGCAGTCCATTCAGACGGCAGCTATTGAAAGCGAGCTTCTGTCCTATTCCAGAGCTCAGGAATTCCTGAATGTAACAGGGTCGCCAAAGCTTGTTTCAGCAGAAGAGAAGATGAATGAACTCAGGGTCATTAAAGACGAAAAGGAAATTGCCATTATGGAAAAAGCAGCCAGGCTTGCTGATTACGGCGTAGAGGTCGGAGTGGCTGCTCTTAAAGAGGGCATTACTGAAATGGACGTTGTGGCCAAAATTGAATATGAACTAAAAAGAAAAGGCGCACAGGCGATGTCTTTTTCCACTATGGTTCTGTTCGGAAAGAAATCAGGCCTGCCGCACGGAAATCCTGGTACGGCCGTTTTGAAAAAAGGAGATTTCGTTTTGTTTGATTTAGGTGTGGTCCTAGATGGATATTGCTCGGATATAACCCGAACGGTCATGTTCGGCCAGCCGGATGAAAAACAGAAATCGATTTATCATACGGTTCTTGAAGCAGAGCTTGCTGCCTTGCAGGCAGCAAAACCTGGTGTGAGAATTGGGGATTTGGATAAAATTTCAAGAAAAGTAATCGAAGACGCAGGATACGGGGAATACTTCCCTCACCGCCTTGGCCATGGACTTGGCATAAGTGTCCATGAATTCCCTTCCATGGCTCATACAAATGATGGCGTGCTGAAAGAGGGAATGACCTTTACGATTGAACCAGGGGTTTATATCCCTGAAGTAGGCGGCGTCCGAATTGAGGATGATGTCCTGATTACAAAAGATGGGGCCCGTGCCCTCACTGCCTATCCTAAAGAGCTGCAAATTATAGAATGA
- a CDS encoding EAL domain-containing protein: MISCTACTPAPPIHEEGFLLLRTSNKSLYTSGLPFTDEGTCTISYHSSLELEMKVKEVQAACDTRQLNAAISKDSESPLSYSPFSYIYERVVYKDIVNLITKGDFLSFFQPIVHLRSGQIFGYESLLRSIHPPVSPYQLFDTAIKTGMQSILDRRARELAIIARSNQIQKGIKSFINFIPSSIYNPEHCLQHTFKMVKQYGVRPEDLIFEVVETEKINDMDHLKNILDTYRANGMKVALDDMGSGYSTYEVLENLKPDFVKIDRHYITDCYKEPEKQSFLKNVQALSRDLSITVLAEGIETEEEYGFLDSIGISLGQGYFIGKPSERPASQEKLFSGLVH, translated from the coding sequence ATGATTTCCTGTACTGCCTGCACACCTGCTCCGCCTATTCATGAAGAAGGTTTTCTTCTCCTTCGCACATCAAATAAAAGCTTGTACACTTCCGGCCTGCCTTTTACAGATGAAGGGACCTGTACGATTTCCTATCACTCCAGTCTTGAACTTGAAATGAAGGTTAAAGAAGTGCAGGCTGCATGCGATACCCGGCAACTAAATGCCGCCATTTCGAAAGATTCCGAATCTCCTCTTTCCTACTCGCCATTCAGCTACATTTATGAACGCGTCGTTTACAAAGACATCGTGAATCTCATTACAAAAGGCGATTTTTTAAGTTTTTTCCAGCCAATTGTTCATCTCCGCTCCGGACAAATTTTCGGCTATGAGTCTCTGCTGAGGAGCATCCATCCGCCCGTATCACCATACCAGCTTTTTGATACCGCGATTAAAACCGGCATGCAGTCAATCCTGGACAGGCGAGCCCGGGAGCTAGCAATCATCGCCCGCTCCAATCAAATTCAAAAAGGCATCAAATCATTTATCAATTTTATTCCGTCATCCATCTATAATCCTGAACACTGCCTTCAGCACACATTTAAAATGGTTAAGCAATATGGCGTGAGACCTGAAGATTTGATTTTTGAAGTGGTCGAAACCGAAAAAATCAATGATATGGATCATCTGAAAAACATTTTGGATACGTACCGTGCCAACGGGATGAAAGTAGCGCTGGATGATATGGGGAGCGGGTATTCCACATACGAAGTACTGGAAAATTTAAAGCCGGACTTTGTGAAGATAGACCGTCATTACATTACAGACTGCTATAAAGAGCCTGAGAAGCAAAGCTTCCTTAAAAATGTGCAGGCCCTTTCCCGCGACCTTTCCATCACCGTCCTTGCAGAAGGCATCGAAACAGAAGAAGAGTATGGGTTTCTTGATTCGATCGGCATTTCACTCGGACAGGGATATTTTATTGGGAAACCGTCGGAACGGCCAGCCTCTCAGGAAAAGCTGTTTTCAGGTCTCGTCCATTAA
- the pfkA gene encoding 6-phosphofructokinase — protein MKKIAVLTSGGDSPGMNAAIRAVVRKGIYSGLEVYGVYQGYQGLMQGQIKKLEVGSVGDIIHRGGTMLYTARSEEFKTDEGQYRAIEQLKALGIEGLVVIGGDGSYQGAAKLTQKGFPCIGLPGTIDNDIAGTDYTIGFDTALNTVVDAIDKIRDTATSHDRTFIIEVMGRRAGDIALWSGLAGGAETILIPEHPNELDEMMDRLNSGISRGKKHSIIVLAEGVGSAEDLAGELKEKFDLETRISVLGHIQRGGKPTGRDRVLASRLGARAVELLLEGKAGRAIGITNEKITDRDLLEIAGQKDPLPEKLYTLSQELSI, from the coding sequence ATGAAGAAAATTGCGGTTTTGACAAGCGGGGGAGATTCCCCGGGAATGAATGCAGCCATCAGGGCTGTTGTACGAAAAGGAATATACAGCGGTCTTGAAGTGTACGGTGTATACCAGGGATATCAGGGACTTATGCAGGGTCAAATTAAAAAGCTTGAGGTAGGTTCAGTCGGAGATATCATCCATCGCGGCGGAACCATGCTGTATACGGCCCGGTCTGAAGAGTTCAAAACAGATGAAGGTCAATACAGAGCGATTGAACAGCTGAAAGCACTTGGAATCGAAGGCCTCGTCGTGATCGGCGGTGATGGCTCCTATCAGGGGGCTGCAAAACTCACCCAGAAAGGTTTCCCATGCATCGGATTGCCTGGAACGATTGACAATGATATTGCCGGCACGGACTATACAATCGGATTTGATACAGCATTGAATACAGTGGTGGATGCCATTGATAAAATCAGGGATACAGCGACGTCTCATGACCGTACATTTATTATTGAAGTGATGGGGCGGAGGGCTGGAGATATTGCCTTATGGTCCGGACTTGCCGGAGGAGCAGAAACCATTCTCATTCCAGAGCATCCCAATGAACTGGATGAGATGATGGACAGGCTCAACAGCGGAATCAGCAGAGGGAAAAAACATTCCATCATTGTTCTTGCTGAGGGGGTAGGCTCAGCAGAAGATCTGGCGGGCGAGCTAAAAGAAAAGTTTGATTTAGAAACGAGAATCAGCGTTCTTGGTCATATCCAGCGCGGGGGCAAACCTACAGGAAGAGACCGTGTTCTTGCTTCGCGATTGGGAGCGAGAGCGGTAGAATTGCTGCTGGAAGGCAAAGCAGGCAGGGCGATCGGAATCACCAATGAAAAGATTACCGACCGGGATCTGCTGGAGATTGCAGGGCAAAAAGATCCGCTTCCCGAAAAACTCTACACTCTTTCACAGGAACTTTCTATTTAA
- a CDS encoding PilZ domain-containing protein, with the protein MRYNRSESFRFVFSDPVDASFSIVERSGKEVHTKQGKAVIMDISPSGLKLISHLELPMEEQVILNITFTIRNEELELRGIPMWKKRSGSGFQYGIKSVNDEILRERIVKELKEYAQTRTKA; encoded by the coding sequence ATGCGGTATAATCGTTCTGAATCATTCCGGTTTGTGTTTTCCGATCCGGTCGATGCTTCTTTTTCCATTGTTGAAAGAAGCGGAAAAGAAGTTCATACAAAACAGGGGAAAGCTGTCATTATGGACATAAGCCCATCCGGCCTTAAGCTGATCTCCCATCTGGAGCTGCCAATGGAAGAACAGGTTATTTTAAATATTACGTTTACCATTAGGAATGAGGAGCTTGAACTTCGCGGTATACCAATGTGGAAGAAAAGATCGGGCAGCGGCTTTCAATACGGAATTAAAAGTGTAAATGATGAAATCCTTCGGGAACGGATTGTAAAGGAATTAAAGGAGTATGCTCAAACCAGAACAAAAGCATAA
- a CDS encoding DUF1659 domain-containing protein, translated as MAQTILIDRQLRLVYDLGLNKEGKQVFKSKTYSNVKPAADSDQLMAAALILSGLQQYPLFAAERLDVNEIQN; from the coding sequence ATGGCACAAACAATTCTAATCGACAGACAGCTGCGACTTGTATATGACCTCGGTCTGAATAAGGAAGGAAAGCAAGTATTCAAGTCCAAGACTTACAGCAATGTTAAACCGGCTGCTGATTCTGATCAGCTGATGGCAGCAGCATTGATTCTTTCAGGGCTGCAGCAGTACCCGCTTTTCGCAGCTGAGCGTCTGGATGTAAATGAAATTCAAAACTAA
- a CDS encoding DUF2922 domain-containing protein — MAKTLEMQFVNEQGKTVTISVDAPKESITNEEIAAAMDGLLGSGVFTSGGGNLTSKKGARTIDRTVKDMDIK; from the coding sequence ATGGCAAAAACACTTGAAATGCAATTTGTAAATGAACAGGGGAAAACCGTCACAATCAGTGTAGATGCTCCAAAGGAATCGATTACAAACGAGGAAATTGCGGCAGCGATGGATGGCCTGCTTGGATCCGGTGTTTTTACTTCCGGAGGAGGCAATTTAACATCCAAAAAAGGTGCGAGAACGATTGACCGGACTGTAAAAGACATGGATATAAAATAA
- a CDS encoding YvrJ family protein, whose product MEQWLQLIGDTGFPIVVTMYLMHRIEGKLDVLIQTIQMLPVRIHDEKRESTDRTGRMHLTEKIQ is encoded by the coding sequence ATGGAGCAATGGCTTCAGCTCATAGGAGACACAGGGTTTCCGATTGTCGTGACGATGTACTTGATGCACAGGATTGAAGGGAAACTGGACGTTCTGATCCAGACCATTCAGATGCTTCCGGTCCGGATACACGATGAAAAAAGAGAATCCACAGATCGTACGGGCAGAATGCATTTAACTGAAAAAATTCAATAA
- a CDS encoding efflux RND transporter permease subunit, with translation MNFLTKFSLRNAVAVFIISFLLILGGLYSFTQLKVDLLPNIEFPQVSVEAVYPGASPDDVSEQVTSKLEDEFKGIDGVKSVTSSSYESVGIINLEFPFNTDIDKVEDQINTLIGEANLPDTAETKVNRFSFGTFPIFNISLFTKDNADIESLLQDDVIPELNKISGINSVSVGGLKEEVVRITVDKEKAEKSGLSLSQIKDKINAKYLSFPAGNVVDQDTEIPIRVQEGLNEVNTLKELQLTSGTPAAGSPQGGPTSGQAPAAPGGQQGGSPQGSPSGGAPAASAPQTAQPAQQEPVKLKDIAKIETITDRPELTRYNLKDSLSMAITKKQDANTVEVADEVIKTLKKYDDKLDYSIGFDQAEGIEKSVETLIREGLLGALFASLAVLVFLRNFRATIIAIISIPLSLLVTSIFLNQLDISLNIMTLGGMAVAVGRVVDDSIVVIENIFRRVRKTNSGISNELIQDSTKEILKAITSSTITTVVVFLPLGFVGGITGEFFLPFALTIIFALITSLLVSITIVPILARFSFKKVPKEEKEGPLQKFYAGVIEWSLNHKIAVIGVSLLLLFGSVFLVSGLGFTFIPNEEQKTLVASVELPSSTTLEKTNDVSLELEKMFDKEEPIEEVTAGIGSRDFTTGLKRENKASYFITLKDGTEVSDYIKDLQKKMETVAEKTAPDAKLGIQEQSSGGPPSNNNVNIDLYSNDLNALSEASKKVEDYLNKNKDLKYVSNNFAEKQKQAEVTIKPDKADEYGVSGFQVLGTVSDQTKPVDVGDLKLDGQDRSVELSYGEDITSVDQLKDTVIFSQKGPIKLSDVADIKEVDAFTSIQRLDGKVYAQVSAQITSDNIAEVSSSVIKGVKEDVDLPKGVSLEGGGGSDETVQTFQQLGLAMAVAIGLVYITMLITFGKARIPFVILSSLIFVPVGSLLGLYLAKEPLSVSVMIGLLMLIGIVTTNAIVMVDRIGQNREQKGLVIREALIEAGKTRLRPILMTAFATIAALLPLAFTTSSGTLISKGLAITVIGGLTSSTLLTLIIVPVVYELFFFKQSKKERKRMNGTAE, from the coding sequence ATGAATTTTTTAACTAAATTTAGTCTTAGAAATGCGGTAGCTGTTTTCATTATCTCCTTTTTGCTCATTCTGGGAGGGCTATACAGTTTTACACAGCTTAAAGTGGATTTGCTGCCGAACATTGAATTTCCGCAAGTTTCAGTGGAAGCAGTCTATCCCGGAGCCTCCCCTGATGATGTCAGTGAGCAGGTTACATCGAAGCTAGAGGACGAGTTTAAAGGGATTGACGGGGTAAAAAGTGTCACCAGCTCCTCCTATGAAAGTGTGGGCATCATCAATCTCGAATTCCCGTTTAACACTGATATTGATAAAGTTGAAGATCAGATTAACACGCTGATCGGTGAAGCGAATCTTCCCGACACAGCCGAAACGAAAGTAAACCGTTTTTCGTTCGGAACGTTCCCGATATTCAACATCTCCCTCTTTACGAAGGACAACGCTGATATTGAATCACTGCTGCAGGACGATGTCATTCCGGAATTGAATAAAATTTCCGGCATAAACAGTGTTTCAGTCGGAGGACTTAAAGAAGAAGTGGTCCGTATTACGGTCGATAAAGAAAAAGCCGAAAAAAGCGGCTTGTCTCTTTCCCAGATTAAAGACAAAATCAACGCAAAATACTTATCTTTTCCTGCTGGAAACGTCGTAGATCAAGATACCGAAATTCCAATCAGAGTACAGGAAGGATTAAATGAAGTAAACACATTGAAAGAACTGCAGCTTACCTCCGGGACACCGGCAGCAGGTTCGCCGCAGGGAGGCCCAACATCCGGCCAGGCACCGGCCGCTCCGGGAGGACAGCAAGGAGGTTCTCCACAAGGATCTCCATCCGGCGGAGCACCTGCCGCTTCAGCACCTCAGACTGCACAGCCTGCACAGCAGGAACCAGTAAAACTGAAAGATATTGCTAAAATCGAAACCATTACAGACCGCCCGGAGTTAACCCGCTACAATCTCAAAGACTCCCTGTCGATGGCGATTACGAAAAAACAGGATGCCAACACCGTTGAAGTAGCGGATGAAGTCATCAAGACACTGAAAAAATACGACGACAAATTGGATTATTCCATTGGATTTGACCAGGCTGAAGGCATTGAAAAGTCAGTGGAAACACTCATTCGCGAAGGACTTCTTGGAGCATTGTTCGCCTCTCTTGCTGTACTTGTTTTCCTTCGGAATTTCAGAGCGACCATCATTGCTATTATTTCGATTCCGCTCTCCCTGCTCGTCACTTCCATTTTCCTGAACCAGCTTGATATTTCTTTGAATATCATGACACTTGGCGGAATGGCTGTCGCAGTAGGACGTGTTGTGGATGACAGTATCGTTGTTATTGAGAACATATTCAGACGCGTGCGCAAAACGAATAGCGGCATTTCCAATGAACTTATTCAGGATTCCACTAAAGAGATTCTGAAAGCTATTACTTCTTCTACCATCACAACGGTTGTCGTCTTCCTGCCGCTTGGATTTGTAGGAGGCATTACAGGCGAATTTTTCCTGCCGTTCGCTTTAACGATTATATTTGCCCTTATTACTTCTCTGCTTGTATCCATTACGATTGTACCGATTCTGGCACGGTTCTCGTTTAAAAAAGTTCCGAAAGAAGAGAAGGAAGGCCCTCTTCAGAAGTTTTATGCCGGTGTAATCGAATGGTCGCTGAATCATAAAATTGCCGTTATCGGGGTTTCCCTCCTGCTCTTATTCGGTTCCGTATTCTTAGTCAGCGGACTCGGTTTCACTTTTATTCCGAACGAAGAGCAAAAAACGCTCGTTGCAAGCGTAGAGCTTCCATCTTCTACAACACTTGAGAAAACGAACGATGTTTCCCTCGAACTGGAAAAAATGTTTGATAAAGAGGAACCGATTGAAGAAGTAACAGCCGGAATTGGAAGCCGTGACTTTACAACCGGACTCAAACGGGAGAATAAAGCCAGTTACTTTATTACATTGAAAGATGGAACAGAAGTATCGGATTATATTAAAGATCTTCAGAAAAAGATGGAAACTGTTGCAGAAAAGACAGCACCGGATGCGAAACTCGGCATTCAGGAGCAGAGCAGCGGCGGACCTCCATCCAACAACAATGTAAATATTGATTTATATTCAAATGACTTGAACGCTTTATCCGAAGCTTCTAAAAAAGTAGAGGATTATCTGAACAAAAACAAAGATTTGAAATATGTATCCAACAATTTTGCAGAAAAACAGAAACAGGCGGAAGTGACGATCAAACCCGACAAAGCAGATGAGTATGGAGTTTCCGGATTCCAGGTGCTCGGCACGGTTTCCGATCAGACGAAGCCTGTCGATGTTGGAGATTTAAAATTAGACGGGCAGGACCGGAGTGTGGAACTGAGCTACGGAGAAGATATTACGTCCGTGGATCAGCTGAAAGATACGGTCATCTTCAGCCAAAAAGGGCCAATCAAACTCTCAGATGTTGCAGATATAAAAGAGGTTGATGCGTTCACATCCATTCAGCGATTGGACGGAAAAGTGTATGCTCAGGTAAGTGCCCAAATTACGTCCGATAATATAGCGGAAGTATCCTCTTCTGTTATCAAGGGAGTAAAGGAAGATGTTGATCTTCCTAAAGGAGTTTCCCTTGAAGGCGGAGGCGGAAGCGACGAAACCGTCCAGACGTTCCAGCAGCTCGGCCTTGCGATGGCAGTTGCAATCGGACTTGTGTATATCACCATGCTGATTACATTCGGCAAGGCGAGAATTCCTTTTGTTATCCTGTCTTCCTTAATTTTTGTTCCGGTCGGTTCCCTTCTGGGGCTTTATCTGGCGAAAGAGCCGCTTAGCGTCAGCGTGATGATCGGATTGCTCATGCTTATTGGAATTGTTACAACCAATGCGATTGTAATGGTGGACCGGATCGGCCAGAACAGGGAGCAAAAAGGCCTTGTCATCCGCGAGGCGCTCATCGAAGCAGGAAAAACAAGACTGCGTCCTATCCTGATGACAGCTTTTGCGACCATTGCGGCCCTGCTTCCGCTTGCCTTTACAACGTCATCCGGCACACTGATCTCAAAGGGTCTTGCCATTACGGTAATCGGCGGATTAACTTCATCCACCTTATTGACACTGATCATCGTACCGGTTGTATACGAGTTGTTCTTCTTTAAACAGTCCAAAAAGGAAAGAAAAAGAATGAATGGGACAGCTGAATAA
- a CDS encoding Gfo/Idh/MocA family oxidoreductase, whose amino-acid sequence MKKIRSALIGYGLSGQVFHAPFLHTSAHFDFCTVMERSRNLAKQTYPYVERTDSFESILEDESIELVVITTPNSQHYDMIKQALLHKKHVIAEKPFTVTSLEGYELSRLAKSQKRLLTVYHNRRWDGDFLTVQAILSQGLIGRPAVYEAHFDRFETRIDEHAWREKALPGSGVVYDLGSHLIDQALCLFGEPDEITADIWVQREGGKADDAFSIRLHYPGLTADLKSGMLVKEQGPRFQIHGTMGSFVKYGIDPQEERLKAGRMPDENLGKETDRDWGILNTELNGLHCRGSIETKPGRYMSFYDAVYQSIREGSEPPVHPEAAADVIRIIECAMISAREKRTVSFPVMSSY is encoded by the coding sequence ATGAAAAAAATCCGGTCAGCCCTCATTGGATATGGCTTATCCGGCCAAGTATTCCATGCACCGTTTTTGCATACAAGCGCTCATTTCGATTTTTGCACGGTCATGGAAAGATCAAGAAACCTTGCAAAACAAACGTATCCTTATGTAGAAAGAACGGATTCATTTGAATCCATCCTTGAAGACGAGTCCATTGAACTCGTTGTAATTACAACTCCCAATTCACAGCATTACGACATGATCAAGCAGGCCCTTTTGCATAAAAAACATGTTATTGCCGAGAAGCCTTTTACCGTAACTTCGCTTGAGGGCTATGAACTTTCCCGTCTTGCAAAAAGCCAGAAGAGGCTCCTTACGGTCTATCATAATCGAAGATGGGATGGGGATTTTCTTACGGTTCAAGCCATTCTCAGCCAGGGATTAATTGGCCGGCCGGCTGTGTATGAAGCTCATTTTGACCGGTTTGAAACCAGGATTGATGAACATGCCTGGAGGGAAAAAGCACTCCCTGGATCTGGCGTGGTATATGATTTGGGTTCCCATTTAATTGACCAGGCACTTTGCCTGTTTGGGGAACCGGATGAGATCACAGCGGATATATGGGTTCAGCGCGAGGGAGGAAAAGCGGATGATGCATTTTCAATCAGGCTGCATTACCCTGGTTTAACCGCTGACCTCAAATCAGGGATGCTTGTAAAAGAGCAGGGTCCCCGGTTCCAGATACATGGAACCATGGGTTCGTTTGTTAAATATGGTATAGACCCTCAGGAGGAGAGACTGAAAGCGGGTAGAATGCCTGATGAAAATCTCGGGAAAGAAACAGACAGAGATTGGGGAATATTGAATACAGAATTAAATGGTCTCCACTGCAGGGGCTCCATTGAAACCAAGCCCGGGCGATACATGTCCTTTTATGACGCGGTGTACCAGTCCATTAGAGAGGGTTCGGAACCGCCGGTGCATCCAGAAGCTGCGGCGGACGTGATCAGGATTATTGAATGCGCCATGATCAGTGCAAGAGAGAAACGGACCGTCTCCTTCCCGGTCATGTCTTCTTATTGA
- a CDS encoding transcription antiterminator: MSTPFIVKKVLNNNVLIADHLDFHEVVLIGRGIGFSRSKGDQIEEHSYEKMFVLKNEKEQEQYKMLLPYIDEEVIAVIHEVIQHIEARLDQPLNEHIHIGLTDHISFALKRIKQGMDLKNPFIVETKTLYPLEYELAKEAVDIIQKRLSVSLPDSEVGFIVLHIHGAITDKPLSEVNQSSQLIAVLTGIIEDSLKIKIDRDSINYLRLVRHIRFTIDRVQAGEKLEEPEKMADLLKNEYPLCYNTAWKLVKVMQQTLKKPVYNAEAVYLTMHLYRLSNKIS, translated from the coding sequence GTGAGTACGCCCTTTATCGTTAAGAAAGTCCTTAATAATAATGTGCTGATTGCTGATCACCTGGATTTTCATGAGGTTGTTCTTATAGGCAGGGGGATAGGCTTCAGCAGATCAAAAGGCGATCAAATCGAAGAACATTCCTATGAAAAGATGTTTGTGCTGAAAAATGAGAAAGAACAGGAGCAGTATAAAATGCTGCTGCCATATATTGATGAAGAAGTCATTGCCGTCATCCATGAAGTGATTCAGCATATAGAGGCGAGGCTCGATCAGCCGCTGAATGAACATATTCATATCGGTCTGACAGATCATATTTCATTTGCACTTAAACGGATTAAGCAGGGAATGGATTTGAAAAACCCTTTTATCGTTGAAACGAAAACGCTGTATCCTCTCGAATATGAGCTGGCGAAGGAAGCAGTAGACATCATTCAAAAACGTCTGAGTGTCAGTTTGCCCGATTCGGAAGTCGGATTTATCGTGCTCCATATCCACGGGGCCATTACCGATAAGCCGCTGAGTGAAGTGAACCAGTCTTCTCAGCTGATCGCCGTTTTGACAGGGATTATTGAGGATTCTCTAAAAATTAAGATTGATCGCGACAGCATCAATTATTTAAGGCTTGTCCGGCATATCCGTTTCACGATTGACCGGGTTCAGGCGGGAGAGAAACTTGAAGAACCTGAAAAAATGGCAGACCTGTTGAAAAACGAATATCCGCTGTGCTATAATACTGCTTGGAAATTAGTTAAAGTGATGCAGCAAACGCTTAAAAAGCCTGTATATAATGCTGAAGCAGTCTATCTGACTATGCATTTATACCGTTTATCCAATAAAATATCGTAA